A part of Streptomyces sp. NBC_01451 genomic DNA contains:
- a CDS encoding ferredoxin translates to MKVVVDEEKCVAAGQCVNAAMDVFDQRDEDGIVVLLDENPPAELAEDVRNAAAICPALAIRIEE, encoded by the coding sequence ATGAAGGTTGTCGTCGACGAGGAGAAGTGCGTCGCCGCCGGACAGTGCGTGAACGCCGCCATGGACGTGTTCGACCAGCGTGACGAGGACGGCATCGTCGTCCTCCTGGACGAGAACCCGCCCGCCGAACTGGCCGAGGACGTGCGCAACGCCGCCGCGATCTGCCCGGCGCTGGCCATCCGCATCGAGGAATAG
- a CDS encoding NAD(P)/FAD-dependent oxidoreductase yields the protein MTARVLVVGASAAGLSTVEALRRKGFVGGVTVLGDEPHAPYDRPPLSKQVLSGAWEPERAALRAQEQLSALDAEFLLGETAVALDAESRAVRTASGREVAADTVVIATGVRARRFPGQDELAGVHVLRTLDDALALRAELLPGRRLVVVGEGVLGSEIAATARTLGLEVTLAGPLAAPMALQVGPVVSGVLAGLHTERGVTLRLGEGVVGTAGEGGRVTGVRLASEEVLPADVVVVAIGAVPATQWLADSGLTLDNGVVCDARCRAAEGIYAVGDVARWHHEALGRPIRLENRTNATEQAMAVAGAILGEDRPYLPVPYFWTDQYDAKLQVHGFLPTEAEVDVVEGELAARRFVARYRVKGRVTGVLGWNMPKQTRLRRQEVVDALQTATEPTPASTPAPVPAPTH from the coding sequence ATGACGGCCCGTGTCCTGGTGGTGGGGGCCTCGGCGGCGGGGTTGTCTACGGTGGAGGCGTTGCGGCGCAAGGGGTTCGTGGGCGGGGTGACGGTGTTGGGCGACGAGCCGCACGCTCCGTACGACCGCCCGCCGCTGTCGAAGCAGGTGCTGTCCGGCGCCTGGGAGCCGGAGCGGGCCGCGCTGCGGGCGCAGGAACAACTGTCGGCGCTGGATGCCGAGTTCCTCCTCGGGGAGACCGCTGTCGCGTTGGACGCCGAGTCGCGGGCGGTGCGTACGGCGTCCGGACGCGAGGTCGCCGCCGATACCGTCGTGATCGCGACGGGTGTGCGGGCTCGGCGGTTTCCCGGGCAGGACGAACTGGCCGGGGTGCATGTACTGCGCACCCTCGACGACGCGCTGGCGTTGCGCGCCGAGTTGCTGCCGGGCCGTCGGTTGGTCGTCGTCGGTGAGGGCGTGCTGGGGTCGGAGATCGCGGCGACCGCGCGGACGCTGGGCCTGGAGGTGACGTTGGCCGGGCCGTTGGCGGCACCGATGGCGTTGCAGGTGGGTCCGGTGGTGTCGGGGGTGCTGGCCGGCCTGCACACCGAGCGCGGGGTGACGCTGCGGCTGGGTGAGGGTGTCGTCGGGACGGCGGGCGAGGGCGGCCGGGTCACGGGGGTGCGGCTGGCCTCGGAGGAGGTACTGCCGGCCGATGTGGTCGTGGTCGCGATCGGAGCGGTTCCGGCGACTCAGTGGCTGGCGGACAGCGGCCTGACCCTGGACAACGGCGTGGTGTGCGACGCGCGGTGCCGGGCGGCCGAGGGGATCTACGCGGTCGGAGACGTGGCCCGCTGGCACCACGAGGCCCTGGGCCGGCCGATCCGGCTGGAGAACCGGACCAACGCCACGGAGCAGGCGATGGCGGTCGCCGGCGCGATCCTCGGCGAGGACCGGCCCTACCTACCCGTGCCGTACTTCTGGACCGACCAGTACGACGCCAAGCTCCAGGTCCACGGCTTCCTGCCGACGGAGGCCGAAGTGGACGTCGTGGAGGGCGAGTTGGCGGCCCGCCGCTTCGTCGCCCGGTATCGCGTCAAGGGCCGGGTCACGGGGGTTCTGGGCTGGAACATGCCCAAGCAGACCCGGCTGCGCCGCCAGGAAGTCGTGGACGCGCTCCAGACCGCCACCGAACCCACTCCGGCCTCCACCCCTGCCCCCGTACCCGCCCCTACCCACTGA